A region from the Fusarium graminearum PH-1 chromosome 4, whole genome shotgun sequence genome encodes:
- a CDS encoding beta-glucosidase 1 precursor, translating into MKANWLAAAVYLAAGTDAAVPDTLAGVNLVARDTLAHSPPHYPSPWMDPNAVGWEDAYAKAKDFVSQMTLLEKVNLTTGVGWQGERCVGNVGSIPRLGMRGLCLQDGPLGIRFSDYNSAFPTGVTAGASWSKALWYERGRLMGTEFKEKGIDIALGPATGPLGRHAAGGRNWEGFTVDPYAAGHAMAETVKGIQDSGVIACAKHYIANEQEHFRQRGDVMSQKFNISESLSSNLDDKTMHELYNWPFADAVRAGVGSIMCSYNQVNNSYACQNSKLLNGILKDEMGFQGFVMSDWQAQHTGAASAVAGLDMTMPGDTEFNTGFSFWGGNLTLAVINGTVPAWRIDDMATRIMAAFFKVGRSVEEEPDINFSAWTRDEYGFVQTYAQENREKVNFAVNVQHDHKRHIREAGAKGSVVLKNTGSLPLKKPQFLAVIGEDAGSNPAGPNGCADRGCDNGTLAMAWGSGTSQFPYLVTPDQGISLQAIQDGTRYESILNNNQWPQTQALVSQPNVTAIVFANADSGEGYIEVDGNYGDRKNLTLWKQGDELIKNVSAICPNTIVVLHTVGPVLLTEWHNNPNITAIVWAGVPGQESGNAIADILYGKTSPGRSPFTWGRTYDSYGTKVLYKANNGEGAPQEDFVEGNFIDYRHFDRQSPSTNGKSATNDSSAPLYEFGFGLSWTTFEYSDLKVESVSNASYSPSVGNTIPAPTYGNFSKNLDDYTFPSGVRYLYKFIYPYLNTSSSAEKASGDVKGRFGETGDEFLPPNALNGSSQPRLPSSGAPGGNPQLWDIMYTVTATITNTGDATSDEVPQLYVSLGGEGEPVRVLRGFERLENIAPGESATFTAQLTRRDLSNWDVNVQNWVITDHAKKIWVGSSSRNLPLSADL; encoded by the exons atgaaggccaaTTGGCTTGCCGCGGCCGTTTATTTGGCTGCTGGCACCGATGCTGCAGTCCCTGACACTTTGGCAGGAGTCAAT CTCGTTGCGCGGGACACACTCGCTCACTCTCCTCCTCACTATCCCTCGCCATGGATGGACCCTAACGCTGTCGGCTGGGAGGACGCCTacgccaaggccaaggacttTGTCTCCCAGATGACTCTCCTAGAAAAGGTCAACTTGACCACTGGTGTTGG ATGGCAGGGCGAACGTTGTGTTGGAAACGTGGGATCTATCCCTCGTCTCGGTATGCGAGGCCTCTGTCTCCAGGATGGTCCTCTCGGAATTCGCTTCTCCGACTACAACAGCGCTTTCCCTACTGGTGTCACCGCTGGTGCTTCTTGGAGTAAGGCCCTTTGGTACGAGCGAGGACGATTGATGGGTACCGAGTTTAAGGAGAAGGGTATCGATATTGCTCTCGGCCCTGCAACTGGTCCTCTCGGTCGCCACGCTGCTGGTGGACGAAACTGGGAAGGCTTCACTGTCGACCCCTACGCCGCTGGCCATGCTATGGCTGAGACTGTCAAGGGTATCCAAGATTCTGGAGTCATTGCTTGTGCTAAGCATTACATCGCAAACGAGCAAG AACACTTCCGTCAACGAGGCGATGTCATGTCTCAAAAGTTCAACATTTCCGAGTCTCTGTCTTCCAACCTTGACGATAAGACTATGCACGAGCTCTACAACTGGCCTTTCGCCGACGCCGTCCGCGCCGGTGTTGGCTCCATTATGTGCTCTTACAACCAGGTCAACAACTCATATGCTTGCCAGAActccaagctcctcaacggCATCCTCAAGGACGAGATGGGTTTCCAGGGTTTCGTCATGAGCGATTGGCAGGCTCAGCACACCGGTGCCGCCTCCGCTGTTGCCGGTCTTGACATGACCATGCCTGGTGACACCGAGTTCAACActggcttcagcttctggGGTGGAAACCTGACCCTCGCTGTTATCAACGGTACTGTTCCCGCCTGGAGAATCGACGACATGGCTACCCGAATTATGGCTGCTTTCTTCAAGGTTGGCCGATCTGTTGAGGAGGAACCCGACATCAACTTCTCAGCTTGGACTCGTGATGAGTATGGCTTCGTCCAGACCTACGCCCAAGAGAACCGAGAAAAGGTCAACTTTGCTGTTAATGTCCAGCACGACCACAAGCGCCACATTCGCGAGGCTGGCGCAAAGGGATCCGTCGTCCTCAAGAACACTGGCTCACTTCCTCTTAAGAAGCCCCAGTTCCTCGCTGTCATTGGAGAGGACGCTGGTTCCAACCCTGCCGGACCCAACGGTTGCGCTGACCGTGGATGCGACAACGGTACTCTTGCCATGGCATGGGGTTCCGGAACCTCTCAATTCCCCTACCTTGTCACCCCCGACCAAGGCATCTCGCTCCAGGCTATTCAGGACGGTACTCGTTATGAGagcatcctcaacaacaaccagtgGCCCCAGACACAAGCTCTTGTCAGCCAGCCCAACGTCACcgccattgtctttgccaatgccGATTCTGGTGAGGGCTACATCGAGGTTGACGGCAACTACGGCGACCGCAAGAACCTCACTCTGTGGAAGCAAGGCGAtgagctcatcaagaacgtCTCTGCTATCTGCCCCAACACCATTGTGGTCCTTCACACCGTTGGCCCCGTCCTTCTAACCGAGTGGcacaacaaccccaacatCACCGCCATTGTTTGGGCTGGTGTGCCTGGACAGGAGTCCGGTAACGCCATCGCCGACATCCTCTACGGCAAGACCAGCCCTGGACGTTCTCCCTTCACCTGGGGTCGCACTTATGACAGCTATGGCACCAAGGTTCTCTACAAGGCCAACAATGGAGAGGGTGCCCCTCAAGAGGACTTTGTCGAGGGCAACTTCATCGACTACCGCCACTTTGACCGACAATCCCCCAGCACCAACGGAAAGAGTGCCACCAACGACTCTTCTGCTCCTCTCTACGAGTTCGGTTTCGGTCTGTCCTGGACTACCTTTGAGTACTCTGATCTCAAAGTCGAGTCTGTCAGCAACGCCTCTTACAGCCCCTCTGTCGGAAACACCATTCCTGCCCCTACCTACGGCAACTTCAGCAAGAACCTGGACGATTACACATTCCCCTCAGGTGTCCGATACCTCTACAAGTTCATCTACCCCTACCTCAACACCTCTTCCTCCGCTGAGAAGGCTTCCGGCGATGTCAAGGGCAGATTTGGTGAGACCGGCGACGAGTTCCTCCCTCCCAACGCTCTCAACGGTTCATCGCAGCCTCGTCTTCCTTCCAGTGGTGCTCCCGGCGGTAACCCTCAGCTCTGGGACATTATGTACACCGTCACtgccaccatcaccaacactggTGACGCTACCTCGGATGAGGTTCCCCAGCTGTACGTCAGCCTCGGTGGTGAGGGCGAGCCTGTCCGTGTCCTCCGTGGCTTCGAGCGTCTTGAAAACATTGCTCCTGGTGAGAGTGCCACATTCACCGCTCAGCTTACTCGCCGTGACCTGAGCAACTGGGACGTCAACGTCCAGAACTGGGTCATCACCGATCAcgccaagaagatctgggTCGGCAGCAGCTCTCGCAATCTGCCCCTCAGCGCCGACCTGTAG